The region CGCTCCCGAGCCCGACCTTGGCGTGCCCGTCGTCTACGCAGACGAGCACCTCGTCGTGCTCGACAAGCCGGGCGGCATGCCGGCACATGCGCTCGATCCCCGTCAGCGGGGCACGGCCGCGGCGTTTCTCCTCGCCCGGTATCCGGAGACCGCTCGGGTGGGCGATCCGCTGGCGCCAGGCCTCGTGCACCGCCTCGACAGCGGCACCTCGGGGCTGCTCCTCGCGGCGCGCACGCCCGAGGCACACGCGGGGCTGCGCCGCGCGCTCCGCGCGCGGGCGGTGGAGAAGCGCTACCTGGCGCTGGTGGCGGGACAGCCCCGCGCCGCCAGCTGGCGCGCCGACGTGCCGCTGGCGCACGATCCGCGCGACCGCCGCCGGATGATCCCCGGCCGGCCGCCCCTGCGCGCGTGGGCGGCCTCGACCGAGGTGCGCGTCGTTCGCGCGCTCGGTCCGCACGCGCTCGCCGAGGCGACGATCCGGACGGGCGTCACGCACCAGGTGCGGGCGCACCTCGCGCTCGCTGGGCACCCGGTGCTGGGCGACGAGCGCTACGGCGGTCCGCCGGTCGACCTGCCGCGCGGCCGCCATGCGCTGCACGCCGCCGCGCTCTGCTTTCCGCATCCGGCGACGGGGAACCCGATGCAGCTGACGAGCCCGTTACCCGCCGAGCTCGAACGGCTGGTCGAGCGGCTCGACCGCGCGCGCCGCTGAAGCAG is a window of Deltaproteobacteria bacterium DNA encoding:
- a CDS encoding RluA family pseudouridine synthase, with amino-acid sequence MGRHRAQRCAARPHHRAHPARDGRGGGGRGRAQHGRARRACLAARRRSRHPPHHHARHSPPGHAGVPLARRGPDAPSDAARLPVPPAARRLRCGAARRRAHLDLLARRRPRRPARQRLLPGRLQHRGARARTHVAPLLAPRVRARAGESGGGGRAGAPDLVNPGGAERSVPVAAAGRLDAIARAALPGLSRRVVHSLIAEGLVRVDGRRAAKGARVPAGAVVTVPDLPARPAPEPDLGVPVVYADEHLVVLDKPGGMPAHALDPRQRGTAAAFLLARYPETARVGDPLAPGLVHRLDSGTSGLLLAARTPEAHAGLRRALRARAVEKRYLALVAGQPRAASWRADVPLAHDPRDRRRMIPGRPPLRAWAASTEVRVVRALGPHALAEATIRTGVTHQVRAHLALAGHPVLGDERYGGPPVDLPRGRHALHAAALCFPHPATGNPMQLTSPLPAELERLVERLDRARR